Proteins encoded by one window of Archaeoglobus veneficus SNP6:
- a CDS encoding type II toxin-antitoxin system HicA family toxin, whose amino-acid sequence MSKTLKANKVRKALVKKGFKEKKSRHLKFTLHINGKKQRIWTVMSHSRKDIPIWLQKRMMKQLKFEAEEDFYNFVECPMSYEDYVSYLEKRGYL is encoded by the coding sequence ATGTCAAAGACGTTAAAGGCTAATAAAGTGAGAAAGGCACTTGTGAAAAAGGGATTCAAGGAGAAAAAATCAAGACACTTGAAATTTACACTACATATCAATGGTAAAAAACAAAGGATCTGGACTGTAATGAGTCACTCTAGAAAAGATATACCCATATGGCTACAAAAGAGGATGATGAAACAGTTAAAATTTGAAGCTGAAGAAGATTTTTACAACTTTGTTGAGTGTCCAATGAGTTATGAAGATTATGTAAGTTACTTGGAAAAAAGAGGTTATCTTTGA